In Enterobacter cloacae, a single window of DNA contains:
- a CDS encoding IS5 family transposase, with protein sequence MKDQITHLPDNADRSVAKQKFKITNWPTYNKALINRGSITFWLDDEAIQAWYESATPSSRGRPQRYSDLAITTVLVIKRVFRLTLRAAQGFIDSIFSLMNVPLRCPDYSCVSRRAKSVNVSFKTSTRGEIAHLVIDSTGLKVFGEGEWKVKKHGQERRRIWRKLHLAVDSKTHEIICADLSLNNVTDSEAFPGLIRQTHRKIRSAAADGAYDTRLCHDELRRKKISALIPPRKGAGYWPGEYADRNRAVANQRMTGSNARWKWTTDYNRRSIAETAMYRVKQLFGGSLTLRDYDGQVAEAMALVRALNKMTKAGMPESVRIA encoded by the coding sequence TTGAAGGATCAGATCACGCATCTTCCCGACAACGCAGACCGTTCCGTGGCAAAGCAAAAGTTCAAAATCACCAACTGGCCCACCTACAATAAAGCCCTCATCAACCGTGGCTCCATAACTTTCTGGCTGGATGATGAAGCTATTCAGGCCTGGTATGAGTCAGCAACACCTTCTTCACGAGGCAGACCTCAGCGCTATTCTGACCTTGCCATCACGACTGTGCTGGTCATTAAACGCGTATTCAGGCTGACCCTGCGCGCTGCGCAGGGCTTTATTGATTCCATTTTTTCTCTGATGAACGTTCCGCTACGCTGCCCGGATTACAGCTGTGTCAGCAGGCGGGCAAAGTCGGTTAATGTCAGTTTCAAAACGTCCACCCGGGGTGAAATCGCACACCTGGTAATTGATTCCACCGGGCTGAAGGTCTTCGGTGAAGGCGAGTGGAAAGTCAAAAAGCATGGCCAGGAACGCCGCCGTATCTGGCGTAAGCTGCATCTCGCCGTTGACAGTAAAACACATGAAATCATCTGCGCTGACCTGTCGCTGAACAATGTTACGGACTCAGAGGCCTTCCCCGGGTTAATCCGGCAAACCCACCGGAAAATCAGGTCAGCCGCCGCCGATGGCGCTTACGATACCCGGCTATGTCACGATGAACTGCGGCGTAAGAAAATCAGCGCGCTTATCCCTCCCCGAAAAGGTGCGGGTTACTGGCCCGGTGAATATGCAGACCGTAACCGTGCAGTGGCTAATCAGCGAATGACCGGGAGTAATGCGCGGTGGAAATGGACAACAGATTACAACCGTCGCTCGATAGCGGAAACGGCGATGTACCGGGTAAAACAGCTGTTCGGGGGTTCACTGACGCTGCGTGACTACGATGGTCAGGTTGCGGAGGCTATGGCCCTGGTACGAGCGCTGAACAAAATGACGAAAGCAGGTATGCCTGAAAGCGTGCGTATTGCCTGA